In the genome of Abyssalbus ytuae, the window CCACTTGGCAAGATTTATTTTCCCTTCACTCAATTCATATAAATGGTTAAATATCACCTCATCTTCTACTGTATCTTTATTCCAGTTCAAATAGCTTTTTTTCATATGATTAGCTATTGTAAACTTAAGCGCATCTTTAAGATCACCATCTTCCCATTTTACACATTCATCAATCATTCTTTTTATGTTATTTCCATAAAAACGATACTTTGGATGATTTTGAGGATATTTTAACCGTTCCGGCCTTTCACTCAGCATTTCTTTAGTAGGCTTCGGGTAAGGAGAATCTACATCGAGTTTAAAATCAGCAATAATAAAAAGCTGATCCCATAATTTATGTTGAAAATCG includes:
- a CDS encoding DUF4290 domain-containing protein yields the protein MIDNLEYNSERPKLIIPEYGRHIQKMVDHATAIEDREERNKIVKAIIGVMGNLNPHLRDVPDFQHKLWDQLFIIADFKLDVDSPYPKPTKEMLSERPERLKYPQNHPKYRFYGNNIKRMIDECVKWEDGDLKDALKFTIANHMKKSYLNWNKDTVEDEVIFNHLYELSEGKINLAKWDEDLADSSNLMRNRSSKSRNNGKKHHKGSKSRKRSK